The Hyphomicrobium sp. MC1 genome window below encodes:
- a CDS encoding cytochrome-c peroxidase, whose amino-acid sequence MRTPIELGRALFADRNLSFSRKQNCVSCHSPELAFTDPRALGDVQGAVSRGGDGHSLGDRNSPTLSYIMMTPPFHISAEHTAAGGMFWDGRARTITDQVRDPILNPIEMGMPDEASVVARLRESADYQAAFPAVFGPGALDDTPKAFAALQTALAAYLKTSDFAPFDSRYDKSLRGEAVLSQNEAKGRDLFFAANGAGCSRCHSSTGVADSRNDAFTNFRYYNLGVPENVAVRRLNGSAAQRVDHGLMQNPAANDPTYDGAFKVPTLRNIAVTGPYMHNGAFQELRTAVVFHLRFSDGRVGKINPETGAAWNAPEDGANLAISNLKARPLSDADVDALIAFLKTLTDRNYESLVDN is encoded by the coding sequence TTGCGTACGCCGATCGAACTTGGCCGGGCGCTTTTTGCAGATCGAAACCTTTCGTTCAGCCGCAAGCAGAACTGCGTAAGCTGTCATTCGCCGGAGTTGGCGTTCACCGATCCACGTGCGCTAGGAGATGTGCAAGGCGCGGTTTCTCGCGGAGGAGACGGTCACTCGCTCGGCGATAGAAATTCGCCGACACTCAGCTACATCATGATGACGCCACCGTTTCATATCTCGGCAGAGCACACGGCGGCAGGTGGAATGTTTTGGGACGGCCGAGCGCGAACCATAACGGATCAAGTGCGCGACCCAATCCTCAATCCAATAGAGATGGGCATGCCAGATGAGGCAAGCGTCGTCGCGCGGCTTCGCGAAAGCGCGGATTATCAAGCGGCCTTTCCTGCAGTTTTCGGACCTGGCGCCTTGGACGATACGCCAAAGGCATTCGCGGCACTTCAGACCGCATTGGCCGCCTATTTGAAGACGTCCGATTTCGCGCCGTTCGATTCCAGGTATGACAAGTCGCTCCGAGGCGAAGCGGTGCTCTCGCAAAACGAAGCCAAGGGACGCGACTTGTTCTTCGCCGCGAACGGGGCGGGATGCTCCCGCTGTCATTCGAGCACGGGCGTCGCAGATTCGCGCAACGACGCATTCACGAACTTCCGGTACTATAATCTGGGAGTTCCGGAGAATGTTGCGGTTCGCCGTCTGAACGGAAGCGCCGCTCAACGCGTCGACCATGGTCTCATGCAAAATCCTGCAGCGAATGACCCGACCTATGACGGTGCGTTTAAGGTCCCGACGTTACGCAATATTGCCGTCACCGGCCCTTACATGCACAACGGCGCCTTTCAGGAGCTGCGCACCGCCGTCGTGTTTCACTTGAGATTTTCAGACGGCCGCGTCGGGAAGATTAATCCGGAAACCGGAGCAGCGTGGAACGCACCGGAAGACGGCGCCAATCTCGCAATCTCCAATCTGAAGGCGCGACCGCTGTCAGACGCCGACGTCGATGCTTTGATCGCGTTCCTGAAGACGTTGACGGACCGGAACTACGAATCTCTCGTCGACAACTGA
- a CDS encoding TonB-dependent receptor: MLAFTAFAMSSAGNLKAQEAAQNVQDASSVALPPVVVAAPKQRISQKPSSTSAGTDDGKSKGTASKSKKADGGTDTAASSQGLPGSAGVFTLGQIDMVGGTAITNDAMWTFSKATLDQSLSLAPGVAASNSGGTRNEQLIFVRGFDRWQVPISIDGIPIYRPADNRIDFSSFLTANLSEVQIAKGYTSVLNGPGGMGGWINMVTKKPTKPFEGQIEGGMMFGGDGQYEGYRTYASFGTRQRGYYAQVSGSVLDLDGWYLSDNFKPTSVENGGERDHSNKSNWEANAKIGLTPNATDDYSINYVRMNNSKGAPYHVTDPVSTQRYWDWPDTTQQNIYWLSHTKLSPASFVETKVYYTTFSDNLMSYDDAAQTTQKTPKAFDSIYNDWAGGGSILYGLDITPWDTLKSTFLYRRDNHTESQGYNVKGVSCGKTTPCFWEPDQTDLEDTYSVAFENTLRATNRIDIVSGISYDWRRLYEAQEFTTTDGLFEYPKKDTDALNWQSAIVYRYNDTGTVHASVSDRTRFPTIFERFSSRFGGATSNPGLQPERSINYEVGWANNFARNSQMSAAVFYSDVTNLIQSVPFIYDGQAVTQSQNVGDGHYYGIEYSIDYAMNDSLLVGGNITWIRRDVHNPENPSFELTGLPAVKGIAYATYKITNAWSITPNVEFATDRWTVNTAGTVYYETGAFALANFQTEYDINDKTSLIFNARNLTDENYTLTDGYPEQGRNFYVGMRTQF; encoded by the coding sequence GTGTTAGCGTTCACTGCCTTTGCGATGTCATCTGCTGGAAACCTGAAAGCCCAAGAAGCCGCACAAAACGTTCAGGATGCATCGTCCGTCGCCTTGCCGCCCGTCGTGGTGGCAGCTCCGAAACAGCGCATTTCGCAAAAGCCCAGCAGCACATCCGCGGGCACCGACGACGGCAAGTCGAAAGGTACAGCCAGCAAATCTAAAAAAGCCGACGGCGGCACCGATACCGCAGCGTCCAGTCAGGGCCTGCCAGGATCGGCAGGCGTCTTTACCCTCGGCCAAATCGATATGGTCGGTGGCACGGCGATCACGAACGACGCTATGTGGACGTTCTCGAAAGCGACCTTGGATCAGTCGCTGTCGCTGGCTCCCGGCGTCGCCGCATCGAATTCAGGCGGCACGCGCAACGAACAGCTGATCTTCGTCCGCGGCTTTGACCGCTGGCAGGTTCCGATCTCGATAGATGGTATCCCGATCTATCGTCCCGCCGATAACCGCATCGACTTCTCAAGCTTCCTGACCGCCAATCTGTCCGAAGTGCAGATTGCGAAGGGTTACACGTCGGTTCTCAACGGACCCGGCGGCATGGGTGGCTGGATCAATATGGTGACCAAAAAGCCGACCAAACCGTTCGAAGGCCAGATCGAAGGCGGCATGATGTTCGGCGGTGACGGACAATACGAGGGTTATAGAACCTACGCGTCGTTCGGAACGCGGCAGCGCGGATACTATGCGCAGGTCAGCGGTTCTGTGCTTGATTTGGATGGCTGGTACCTGTCGGACAATTTCAAGCCGACGTCGGTCGAAAACGGCGGCGAGCGCGATCATTCCAACAAGAGCAATTGGGAAGCCAACGCCAAAATCGGTTTGACCCCGAATGCGACCGACGATTATTCGATCAACTACGTGCGAATGAACAATTCCAAGGGCGCGCCCTACCACGTAACGGATCCCGTCTCGACGCAGCGCTATTGGGATTGGCCGGACACCACGCAGCAAAACATCTATTGGCTTTCACATACGAAACTCTCTCCGGCGTCGTTCGTCGAAACCAAAGTTTACTACACGACTTTCAGCGATAACCTGATGAGCTACGACGATGCGGCTCAGACCACGCAGAAGACTCCAAAAGCCTTCGATAGTATTTATAACGACTGGGCGGGCGGCGGCAGCATCCTGTACGGCCTCGACATCACGCCGTGGGACACGCTGAAGTCAACCTTCCTTTATCGGCGCGATAACCACACGGAATCGCAAGGCTACAACGTCAAGGGCGTATCTTGCGGTAAAACCACGCCCTGCTTCTGGGAACCTGATCAAACTGATCTGGAAGACACCTATTCCGTCGCCTTCGAGAACACGCTCCGCGCTACCAATCGCATCGATATCGTGTCTGGCATCAGCTACGACTGGCGCAGGCTTTACGAGGCCCAGGAGTTCACGACGACCGACGGTCTGTTCGAATATCCAAAGAAAGATACCGACGCGCTCAATTGGCAGTCGGCCATCGTCTATCGCTACAACGATACCGGCACGGTGCACGCAAGCGTTTCCGACCGCACTCGATTCCCGACGATTTTCGAGCGTTTCAGCTCACGCTTCGGCGGCGCCACGTCGAATCCGGGTCTTCAGCCTGAGCGTTCGATCAATTACGAAGTGGGCTGGGCCAACAATTTCGCGCGCAACAGCCAGATGTCGGCTGCTGTGTTCTACAGCGATGTCACCAACCTCATTCAATCGGTGCCGTTCATCTATGATGGGCAGGCAGTGACTCAAAGCCAGAACGTCGGCGACGGCCATTACTACGGCATAGAATATTCAATCGATTATGCGATGAACGACTCGCTGCTCGTCGGTGGCAACATCACCTGGATCCGCCGTGACGTGCATAATCCCGAGAACCCATCATTCGAGCTGACCGGCCTGCCGGCGGTGAAGGGCATTGCTTACGCCACGTACAAGATCACCAACGCCTGGAGCATCACGCCGAACGTTGAATTCGCCACTGATCGCTGGACGGTCAACACCGCCGGCACCGTGTATTACGAAACTGGGGCATTCGCGCTGGCGAACTTTCAGACCGAATACGACATCAACGACAAGACGAGCCTTATCTTCAACGCTCGCAACTTGACGGACGAGAACTACACGCTGACGGACGGCTATCCCGAGCAGGGACGCAACTTCTACGTCGGCATGCGCACGCAATTCTAG